The genomic interval GGTTTCCGCGGCAAAAAACAGAAGCGGACCAATGTTTTTTATATGCGCGCTGGCATTGCTTATTTTCTTCTCCGGTACAGTTCCCCTTGGCGCGCACGAGGCTGAAGGACATGTTGAGGGCTATAATGTCGAGGAGCATCCTTACACCACGACCGCCAGCGACGTCGATCCTGCGGACAGGGAAAGCGTTTACAACTTTCTCCTGCATGTGAGGGCCCACTTTAAGGATCCTCCCAGCCTTAACATACTCACAGCACTGAAGGAGCTGTCGTCGACGGAAGGTGGGGACTGGAGAAACGACACAACTTACCTTATACGGGTGAATGATTTTATACGAGCGAATGACAGAGCCAAGGTGATTTATCACGCATACTATCCTGTGACGCAAGACGGAAGCCTGGACGGTTCAAGCGTCGTGCGGAATCTTGTCAAGGTTGCGAACGAAAAGGAAGAAGGAGGCTGCGTTCCGTACACTCTTGACGGGGCGGACAGGTGGGCTTGCGCGGCTAAATTCAGGTCCGTGGGGTATAATCCCGCAACCAACGCTGTCTGGATCGTGGGTTTTCACCATGATTTCGAAGAAGTGTCTTTCGCCAAGAACACATGTCCCTACTACGTTCCCGGGACCAGTGCCATTGACGTAAAGGATACCAAGACCCTTAAGAAGTTTGTAGACGAATTCGCGGAACACTACAGGATGCAGAGAGAAATCGTGGGCGAGGGAATTACGATTGTGCAAAGGCACTGCTGGAGAGTGCTGCCCTGGAAATACGGTTCTATCTACCTGTTTATGGTATCTCATCCCAGCAACCGCGTGATTTTTAATGCAAATTCTCCGACGATTGAAGGCAGGAATATTTATGCTGAAGACGAAAACGGCTGCGTGGTCACGGAAGAGATAGACAGGGTAGTGGCGGGAGAAAAACAACAGTGCAAGAGTTTGGGGTACCTGAGCGAGGATGACAAGAAGGAAGCCTTTTTTGAATATCTCTGGGATGACCCGAACGTAGAGGGTGACGAAATCGACATCTATACCGAGTGTCCGAATGGTCCGCTTACCTGCACCCCGGGCAGGTCACACAAGGTGGGCTATGTTACAACAATTGAGTCTTCACATGGAGAAGGTGAGACGCGTGTCGTAGGTTCCGGATTTTATCCCGGGACGCGGGAGGACCGGGATGATGGTGACGGGTGCGCTATTGCAGGGGCCGGGCATAAAGTTCAGGGAGCCGTACTCAATCTGTTTTTGATAATCTCCGTACTGTTTTCCGCAGTTTGGGCAGGAAACCGCTACAGGGAGAGACGGACAGTTGGAAAAAAAGAAGGAGCCGGGAGAAGCGTGTTTACAAGCCTTTTCGTGAGCGCATTAGCATTGCTGGTTCTGTTCTCATGGGGAAGCAGCGCGGTTGCACACGAGGTGGGGGGGCATACCTATACCACTACTGCGGGAGAGGTTGACGAGGCGGACGAGGTAGACATGAAGGAATTCTTGCTGCACGCGAAGGCTCACTGGGCGGGCATTGAAACTTCCAGTGAGAACATAAAGTTCGAACAGAGCCTGACTGAGGAGGGGAGTGATTGGAATAGCGGCACCGTATACCTGATGGCGATAACTGAGGAGGGGACGATTCTTGTTCACGGGGAAGACCGGAGTGTGCAGAACGGGACATTGCTTCACTACAGGACAAACGAGTTCGGGGAACGGGAGAGCTTTCTTCACGAGGAAGTACAGGGACTTGTTGACGCGGCAAAGGGAGATGAGGAGGGGGGTTGCGTTAGATACGGTCACGAGGAAGAGGGAGAAGAGGATCATGGTATGAGGGTGGCGTGTGCGGTCAAGTTCAAACATCCCGTGTGGAACGCGAACAGCGAAAGCAACCTCATTCTGATAGCGGGATATCACCACGATCATGAGGAGCATGAAGATACGGAGATAAGTTTTGCCGGTATACAATGTCCGTACTTTGCGGAGGTAAGGAACGAATCACCTTTCTTCTTCCAGGGGATAAGCGCCAACGAGGTTGTGGACAACGAAACGCTAAAGGAGTTCGTAGACCAGTTTGCTATCCACTTTGAGGAGCAGGTGAGCTTGGCCGGGAGGGATTTGGCTGGGTTAGCCGTTATTCGTAACTGCTGGAGGGTGTTGCCGTGGAAGTATGAGGATAGCGGCACCTACATTTTTATAATGACAGAAGACAAGCTAGTGTTTTTCAACGGGTTGGACCCCGCGCTTGAGAACGGCACTTTGAATCCGGAAGATGAAAATGGTTGCCTAATCGGGGATGAGGTGGTGAATGTGGCGCTTGAAGGTCCGGACGCGAGGCAATGCAAGGACTTGGGATTGCTGCCGGAGAGTTCCGAGGGTTTTATAGAGTATCTGTGGAACGATCCATTGAATCCGGATGACGATATAGACGTATTTACGGAGTGTCCGAACGGTCCGCGCACGTGTTCTCCCGGGACAACGCCAAAGGTGAGTTATCTTGTGTCTGTAGATTTTTTGGGACAGAAATTTATAATCGGTTCCGGGTATCATCCTAGGAGCGGTGGAGATGATGGCGGCGGGTGTGCCGTTGCGGGGAGTGGCAGCGGGGTCAAGGGGGCGGTGTTCGGTCTGTTTTTGGTGGTATCGGTATTGTTCTCAGTGGTTTTTTGGAGAAACCGTTCTGCTAGATAAAAGGACATGATGGTTTGAGCGTGAAGAGCACCCTGAAAGGTCAAGCTCAGGACTGAAAATATCCGTTGGGAATTCTCCAGAACCTTTCTGAAAAACTGAGAGGGTAGAGGGCATGTGCCCGTAGAAGAGTTAATCCTTCCCGTTTAGTTTACCGTTCCGTACTCTTGCCCATGTCGGCTTTCTGCCTGACCCTGCGTAATCTGGGTTCTATAATCTTGCCCCTGCTCACCGTTAAGCCGTGTTCCGACAGGCACTTCTTGGCAAGGCGGAACACTCCTTCCGTTATTTGATGTCTCAGCAGAAAGTGGCGGAACTTGCAAATAGTACTCTCGTCCGGAATTCTCTGCATTGACACGCCGGCAAAGCGGCGCATGGACTCAATGTCATAAAGGCTTTCTTCCATTGCCGGGTCTGACAGACCGTACCATTGTTGCATCAGGTAAATTCGCAGCATAACCTTGGGCGGAACAGGTCGGCGTCCCCTGCGCGACTTCGGATATTTGCTTAGTATGGGTTCAAGCAGTGGTTCCCACGGCAGGATTTTGTCCATTTTTTCAAGGAACCGCTGTCTGCGGGTTATTTTCTTTTTGTTTTTGTAGGCTAAATCAGAAAAACTGGGCTTGTTCGGCATTGCCCCCGTCCTCACTTCTCCATAATACTATACCACAGCGGCTCGATTGAGATTTATCGCATTGAGTTAGGCCCTTAAATAGTACATACTTAACGCTTAAGTCTGGTTATGAACATGAGCGAACCCAAAGACAGCCAGCTTGACTTAAGCGAGAAAGGAAGAGGGGGCGAGTCCCTTGACAGGAGGCTTTTCATGCAGTTTCTGGGTTTCGGGGGTATTGATCCGGTGCTTGAATCCCTTTTGGTTCGGGATCTTGAGAATTCTTCCTTAGCGGCGGTTCTTTATTCGGACGTAAATGATTACAAAGGCGCAGGCCTTTTGACCATGAGCGAGACTCCCGAATTTTTCGTCACGGAACTCAGGCAATTTCTCTCTGACTCCTCTTTTGCCACACTTAAGCCGAAGCCTGAGTACACGATGCTCGGAAGGACGTACTCGCTCGGTTATGAAAAGGAACTCGAAAGAACCCTGATTTCGGGCCCGAAGCAGAAAATCTTTGACCCGGAACTTGTCTGGGCCATATGGTATCCGCTCAGGAGGGCTAAGGCCTTTGAAACCCTCCCTTACGAGGAGCAAAGAGCTGTTCTTGGGGAACACGGCAAGGTAGGGTTTCAGTTCGGGGATGCGGGATACGCAAAGGACATCCGTCTTGCGAGCCACGGTCTTGACAAAAATGACAATGATTTCGTGATAGGGATTCTGGGCAGAGATCTCTATCCTCTTTCCGCACTGGTGGAGAGGATGAGAAAGACGCGGCAGACTTCAAGGCACCTTGAAAGCCTAGGACCGTTTTTTATCGGCAAAAAACTGTTTTCAACCGGACAGGCCATATGAAAGAGGGTACTGAACTTCTATCAGGGCTTGGAACCCATATCGATCTGGAGATTGCGGTCCCGGTCGCTATAGCAGTCGCCGTACTTGCGGCGGCTTATTTTCTTTTCAGGAAGAAAGAAGTTGCGCCGGAGACCGTGGCGCAGCAGCAGCCCGAGGCCGTTTCCGCTGAACCTGAAGAGGTGGAGCCACCGCCCGAATCCCCCGCTCCGGAAGCCGCACCCGGGCAAGTTGTCGAGACTGAACCTGAACCGCAGTTTACCGCGCCCGAACCTGTAGCGGTGGAAGAAGATGTTGTGACGCCGCCTGCGGATTCCGTACCTGTTGCTGAACCGATCGAGATTTCCGAAGGGCCGATTTCCCCTGAAGAAACTGAAGCTGAACCCGAAGAACCGAAAGCTGAAGAGGAACCGGAGGAAACCAAGGTTCCCGAAGAGCCGGAGGAGGAAGTTGTTGCGGAAGAAAAAGAAGATGATACGGAAGGGGATTTCTTCTCGAGACTCAGCTTCGGACTTTCCAAAACTCGCAGGGGGATTCTTCAGAATCTTGAGCATGTTTTTTCATCCGGAAAAATTGATGACGCAGCCTGGGATGAGTTCGAGGAGGTACTCATAATGTCGGATATGGGAGTTGCGACCACCGCGAAGCTGCGAGAGAAAGTCTCATCTGCTGTCGGGGCAGGGGATGGTGGAGACATGGAGAAAATAAAAAGCCTTCTTGAAAAAGAGATCCTCGACATTCTAAGGGGAGTCGAGAGTCCGGTAGTTGAGCTTTCCGCCAAACCGACGGTTTTCATGGTGGCGGGAGTTAACGGCGTCGGGAAAACTACTTCCATAGGAAAAATCGCCAACAGGTTCACACGGGAAGAAAAAAAGGTAATGGTAGCCGCCGCCGACACATTCAGGGCGGCTGCGGTTGAACAGCTAGGGGTGTGGGCGGAACGGGTGGGAAGCGATTTTCTTCGCGGCCAGACCGGGGCGGACCCCTCCGCCGTAGCTTACGATGCGGTAAAGGCGTCAGTTTCAAGGGGTATTGACTTGCTTATAATAGATACCGCCGGGCGGGTTCACACGAAAACGGGGCTTATGGACGAACTCAAGAAGCTGAGGAGAGTGATAGCACGTGAACTCGAGGGAGCCCCCCATGAAACTCTCCTTGTCGTTGATGCCACTACTGGGCAGAATGCCGTGGAGCAGGCTAGGGTTTTTGGCGAGGCAATCGGGGTGACCGGTATAGTGCTTACTAAGCTCGACGGGACCGCCAAGGGGGGAATAATAGTGGCAATAGCGGAACAGTTAGGTCTTCCTGTGAAATACATAGGAGTTGGGGAGGGTCTCGGGGACCTGCGCGAATTTGACGCCGAACAGTTCACAAGGGCGCTCTTCACATCGGACAAGGAGGCTTTGCACTAGATTTTTTGATGTCCGCTCGAGATGACAGGGAATTTATGAAAAAAGCCCTGAGGCTTGCCCTCAGGGGAGAAGGGTGCACCAGTCCCAATCCCATGGTCGGTGCTGTCTGCGTAGTTGGAGGACGGATTGTGGGCCGCGGCTACCATAAAAAAGCTGGGTCCCCACATGCGGAAATAGAAGCATTCTTAGATGCCGCCCAAAAGGGAATTTCTCTTAAGGATGCTACGCTTTACGTGACACTTGAACCCTGCTGTCATACCGAAAAGCTTACTCCTCCGTGTACCGACGCCATAATAGCCTCGGGCATATCAGATGTTGTTGTGGGAGCCATCGATCCTAACCCGAAAGTAAGCGGAGAAGGGGTGGACAAGCTCCGTAAAAACGGGATAGCGGTAAGAACAGGCGTGCTCGAGAGGGAATGCGCGGAAATAAACGAGTTTTTCAACAGGCACGTCGTTTCGGGGCTTCCCTTCGTAATCTTAAAATCCGCCTCGACCATTGATGGCAAGATAGCTTCCGCAACAGGTGATTCCAAGTGGATAGGGAGCCTAAGGCAGAGAAAAATGGCCCATCGTCTCAGAAAGAAAGTGGACGCAGTAATTGTCGGGATAAACACGGTGCTTACGGATGATCCGGGACTTGACGTTCGACTCGTTAGGGGAAACGTTCGGCAGCCGGTTCCGGTGATTATGGATTCAAAGCTCCGTATTCCACCCGAAGCGAAGATTTTCAGCACTCATCCACGCTCCATAATAGCCACTACGGAGAGGCCGGGGAAGCTTAAGGAAAAGAAGTTTCGTGAACTTGGTGCCGAGATCCTGAGATTAAAATCCGATTCAGCGGGCCATGTGTCTGCAGCGGACCTTCTTAATGAACTCGGGGCCATGGGAATGTGCGGAGTTCTGGTTGAAGGTGGGAGCAGGGTGGGGGCCTGTTTTCTCCGTGAGGGCCTGGTTGACAAGGTAGTTTTCTTTTACTCGCCAAAGATTATCGGAGGTGACGGGATGAGCATGATCGGGGACCTTGGAAAGCAATCGATTGAGGAAGCGATCAATATCAAGAATATTAAGGTCAGAAGGTTCGGCGATGAAATGATGATAGAGGGTTACATATGAGGGTAGGGCTTATGGGCGGCTCGTTCGACCCTGTGCATGCGGGTCACCTGAGGGCAGCCGAGGAGATAAGCGAAAAACTGAAGCTTGACGAGGTGGTCTTCATTCCGACTCTTGTCTCTCCTCATAAAAGTTCAGAGACCATGGCCTCCCCCTCCCACAGGTTCAATATGCTTAACCTCTCAGTAAAACGTAATCCCCGTTTCAGGGTTTCCGACATGGAACTCCGCAGGGAACCTCCTTCCTACACTATCGATACCCTCAGAGCGCTTAACGAAAGCAATCCGCAAAACCAGCATTATTTTATAATGGGTTGCGAACTTTTTGCGGAAATAGACATGTGGAAAGATTTCTCGGAGCTTTTTAACTACTCAAGCTTCGTTGTTCTTCGCCGACCCGGTTACGACTTTGCTGATTCCACCAGTCCAATTCCTCTTGCCCTCGAAAATGACTTTCGATATTCTTACAATGACAGGGGTATGGATGTTTTTGCTCACAAAAGCTCAAATGAGCTGTTTTTCGTAAATATCGCCGGTATAAGGGTTTCTTCCACGGAGGTCAGGGAACTCGCGCGCCGGGGCAACTCCCTCAGGTATCTGGTCGCGCGGGAAGTGGAGGGATACATAGCGGAAAACGGCCTATACCAGCTGGAGGAAAAACCATAGAGCCCAAGGAAAAAGCCTTGTTTGTCGCCCGAGCCGCCTGGGAGAAGAAGGCGGAGGATCCCGTAATTCTGGAAATTAGGGAGAAAAGCGACGTGGCGGATTATTTCGTTGTGTGCAGCGCGAACTCCGACAGGGGAGTGCGGACCATAGTGGAGAGCGTTGAACGGGAACTTAAAAAACACGGAGTAAAAATATTCGGGACCGAAGGTGTCTCCGAAGGCCGATGGGTGCTGCTTGACCTCGTGGACGTGGTTCTCCACGTGTTCTACCGGCCCGTCCGGGAATTCTACGACATTGAGGGGCTGTGGATCGATACCCCGAGGGTGGATCTGCCCTTCCTTAAGGAAGGGCAGATCCGAGGTTGTCTGACACCGCCCGGCGTGTTCTTAGCGGGCGATTCTTTCTCTTCTTCTGACGAAAGTTGGTATGTCTAGGTCTTCCTCTATATCGGGGCTGTACGGCTGTTCCGAAATTATATCGGTCGCCCTTTTATCGATGTAATCTTCTATCCCGGTCGCGACCACGGTGATTTTTACGAAATCCTTGGCCTTTTCATCGAAGACCAGACCGAAAATCAGGTCGATATCGCCGTTTGCCCTTTCCCTCACGTGACTGCACGCTTCGTTCAGTTCCTCAATTCCGAAATCCTCCGAAGCCGTTACGTTCATCAGTATCCCCTTGGCTCCAGCAATGGATACATCCTCGAGAAGAGGACTTGTTATGGCCATCTGCGCTGCCTGAGTCGCCCGGTTCGGACCCTGTGCGAACCCGGAACTCATAAGGGCTTTGCCTCCGTGATTTGCCATTACGCTTTTCACATCGGCAAAATCGACATTGATGTATCCAGTTCCCGTAACGATGTCGGAAATTCCCTTTACCGCTTGGTAAAGAACTTCGTCCGCCTGACGAAAAGCGTCAAGAATGCTGACCTTGTGTATGGCCGCAAGCTTGTCGTTGGGGATCACAATCAGCGTGTCGACATATTTGTCCAGCTCCTCAATTCCGTAGTCGGCTTTTTCCCTTCTTGCAATTCCCTCGAATTCAAAGGGCCTTGTGACTATAGCCACGGTGAGAATATCCCTCTCCTTGCATACTTGGGCGATTACGGGAGAAACGCCAGTACCGGTTCCGCCTCCCATTCCTGCGGTTATGAAAACCATGTCGGCCTCTCCGAGAACCTCCGCTATCTTCTCTCTGTCCTCAAGAGCGGCTTCCTTTGCAATCTGGGGATTTCCCCCAGAACCGAGGCCCCTAGATATACTTTCTCCTATCTGGAGTTGCGTCGGCGCCAGTGATTTGCTCAGATCCTGGAAATCCGTGTTTACGGAAACGAACTCCACTTCTTTAAGTCCTCTACTTATCATGGTGTTCACGGCGTTTCCGCCAGCCCCACCTGTTCCTACAACCTTGATTTTGGCTCTGCCTAAGCCACCTTCAACATTCTCAATCCTAAAACTTGCCATATGTTTATCCCTCCGGTTGGATTTTTCCTTTAAAAAAATTCGTTAAACCATCCTTTCATTCTCGTAAAAACATTTTTCTGCGTCAGCACCCCTGCCGGGATGTCGGATTCTTCATTTAAACTTGCATATTTGACCAACCCCACCCCGGTTGAGTATATGGGGTCGGTGATAATGTCCGTGAGACCGTTTACGTCGCGGGGTATACCGATGCGAACCGGCATGTCGAGTACCTGCTCGGCAAGAGTCGCCATCTCCTGCATCTTGCTGCTCCCTCCCGTGAGCACCACCCCAGCCGGAAGCATGCCGATGAATCCCTGCTTTAAGAATTCTTTTTTTATCAGAGTAAAGATCTCCTCCA from Candidatus Dadabacteria bacterium carries:
- the nadD gene encoding nicotinate-nucleotide adenylyltransferase, encoding MRVGLMGGSFDPVHAGHLRAAEEISEKLKLDEVVFIPTLVSPHKSSETMASPSHRFNMLNLSVKRNPRFRVSDMELRREPPSYTIDTLRALNESNPQNQHYFIMGCELFAEIDMWKDFSELFNYSSFVVLRRPGYDFADSTSPIPLALENDFRYSYNDRGMDVFAHKSSNELFFVNIAGIRVSSTEVRELARRGNSLRYLVAREVEGYIAENGLYQLEEKP
- the rsfS gene encoding ribosome silencing factor yields the protein MFVARAAWEKKAEDPVILEIREKSDVADYFVVCSANSDRGVRTIVESVERELKKHGVKIFGTEGVSEGRWVLLDLVDVVLHVFYRPVREFYDIEGLWIDTPRVDLPFLKEGQIRGCLTPPGVFLAGDSFSSSDESWYV
- the ftsY gene encoding signal recognition particle-docking protein FtsY; translated protein: MKEGTELLSGLGTHIDLEIAVPVAIAVAVLAAAYFLFRKKEVAPETVAQQQPEAVSAEPEEVEPPPESPAPEAAPGQVVETEPEPQFTAPEPVAVEEDVVTPPADSVPVAEPIEISEGPISPEETEAEPEEPKAEEEPEETKVPEEPEEEVVAEEKEDDTEGDFFSRLSFGLSKTRRGILQNLEHVFSSGKIDDAAWDEFEEVLIMSDMGVATTAKLREKVSSAVGAGDGGDMEKIKSLLEKEILDILRGVESPVVELSAKPTVFMVAGVNGVGKTTSIGKIANRFTREEKKVMVAAADTFRAAAVEQLGVWAERVGSDFLRGQTGADPSAVAYDAVKASVSRGIDLLIIDTAGRVHTKTGLMDELKKLRRVIARELEGAPHETLLVVDATTGQNAVEQARVFGEAIGVTGIVLTKLDGTAKGGIIVAIAEQLGLPVKYIGVGEGLGDLREFDAEQFTRALFTSDKEALH
- a CDS encoding transposase, yielding MPNKPSFSDLAYKNKKKITRRQRFLEKMDKILPWEPLLEPILSKYPKSRRGRRPVPPKVMLRIYLMQQWYGLSDPAMEESLYDIESMRRFAGVSMQRIPDESTICKFRHFLLRHQITEGVFRLAKKCLSEHGLTVSRGKIIEPRLRRVRQKADMGKSTER
- the ftsZ gene encoding cell division protein FtsZ, whose product is MASFRIENVEGGLGRAKIKVVGTGGAGGNAVNTMISRGLKEVEFVSVNTDFQDLSKSLAPTQLQIGESISRGLGSGGNPQIAKEAALEDREKIAEVLGEADMVFITAGMGGGTGTGVSPVIAQVCKERDILTVAIVTRPFEFEGIARREKADYGIEELDKYVDTLIVIPNDKLAAIHKVSILDAFRQADEVLYQAVKGISDIVTGTGYINVDFADVKSVMANHGGKALMSSGFAQGPNRATQAAQMAITSPLLEDVSIAGAKGILMNVTASEDFGIEELNEACSHVRERANGDIDLIFGLVFDEKAKDFVKITVVATGIEDYIDKRATDIISEQPYSPDIEEDLDIPTFVRRRERIAR
- the ribD gene encoding bifunctional diaminohydroxyphosphoribosylaminopyrimidine deaminase/5-amino-6-(5-phosphoribosylamino)uracil reductase RibD; this translates as MSARDDREFMKKALRLALRGEGCTSPNPMVGAVCVVGGRIVGRGYHKKAGSPHAEIEAFLDAAQKGISLKDATLYVTLEPCCHTEKLTPPCTDAIIASGISDVVVGAIDPNPKVSGEGVDKLRKNGIAVRTGVLERECAEINEFFNRHVVSGLPFVILKSASTIDGKIASATGDSKWIGSLRQRKMAHRLRKKVDAVIVGINTVLTDDPGLDVRLVRGNVRQPVPVIMDSKLRIPPEAKIFSTHPRSIIATTERPGKLKEKKFRELGAEILRLKSDSAGHVSAADLLNELGAMGMCGVLVEGGSRVGACFLREGLVDKVVFFYSPKIIGGDGMSMIGDLGKQSIEEAINIKNIKVRRFGDEMMIEGYI
- a CDS encoding chlorite dismutase family protein; this encodes MSEPKDSQLDLSEKGRGGESLDRRLFMQFLGFGGIDPVLESLLVRDLENSSLAAVLYSDVNDYKGAGLLTMSETPEFFVTELRQFLSDSSFATLKPKPEYTMLGRTYSLGYEKELERTLISGPKQKIFDPELVWAIWYPLRRAKAFETLPYEEQRAVLGEHGKVGFQFGDAGYAKDIRLASHGLDKNDNDFVIGILGRDLYPLSALVERMRKTRQTSRHLESLGPFFIGKKLFSTGQAI